The uncultured Devosia sp. sequence CCTGCACGGGCGATCCTCGAAACCCTTCCCAGATGCCTAGATTCGGCAATCCCTCTTAGCATTGCAGGCGAGAGCACAAAAGCGCGCAACCGGGCCTGTCCCAAGCCAATTTAACCTTCAGGTAACGAAGAGGTCCCAGGCGCGGGCAAAGAAGCGGCGGAACAGCAGCATCTGTGCCACGCCGTCGGCCGCAGCAGCCGTGCCCATCTTGCCCAGCGACAGGGTCGGCACCTGCCGCGAATTGGGGAGTTGTGCCAGATGGTGGGTCACCCGCTCGACCAGGCGGGCCATGACGTCACGCGGCAGGATGCCGTCGATCACCACGCGTTCGACTTCGATCACCGCGCTGGTGTTGAGCACGGCAACCGCCAGCGCGCGGGCAGCGTCGTCGAACCAAGCATCGGCCTCAGGCGGCAGGCTGGACCAGTCCCATTTCGACACCTTGGTCTGGGGCAGCTTGCCACCGGCGGCCTCGACACGCCGTTGCAGCGCCAGCAGCGAGGCCGTGTCCTGGACTGTCGCGAGCTTTCCATCGGCATCGGGCACGATGATGTCCCCCAGACTCGCGCCATTGCTGCTGCGACTTTCCCAGAGACTGCCGTTGATCAGGATGCCGGCCCCCAGAAAAGCGCCGATGTAAAGGCAGGCAAAGCTGGCCGGCCAGGGCTGGGGCAGTGCCAGCCATTCGCTCCAGGAGGCGGAACTGCCCACGCTGATGCAGCTGGTTTCC is a genomic window containing:
- a CDS encoding ROK family transcriptional regulator; translated protein: MHRNFAVDINEPQARGFAQSGVRVANERAVLTLIAINPGSSNADLARLSGLGPQTTSRILAELESRDLVLRGTPLRGRRGQPATPLFINSDGAYVIGVEIGWRSLEVVLLSMTGQTLASVSRNHAWPDAGTIFTDIAAEVTTLRAGLTRQQSDRMVGLGVSISRNLADGLKALGAPEEQLALWAEVDIAAHLQDLTGLETSCISVGSSASWSEWLALPQPWPASFACLYIGAFLGAGILINGSLWESRSSNGASLGDIIVPDADGKLATVQDTASLLALQRRVEAAGGKLPQTKVSKWDWSSLPPEADAWFDDAARALAVAVLNTSAVIEVERVVIDGILPRDVMARLVERVTHHLAQLPNSRQVPTLSLGKMGTAAAADGVAQMLLFRRFFARAWDLFVT